The Gemmatimonadota bacterium genomic interval GTCGCGCAGCAGAATCGCAGCACGTTAGACACACCCGAGCCCCCTGGGTTATTTTTCGGTACTCACGTTGCCGGAGATAGGGCTATGCTGCAGATACCGATGCCAGTCCACAGCGATCCCGAGATCATGGGTGGCACGCCGGTGTTCGTGGGCACCCGCGTGCCTGCTAAAACGTTGCTCGACTACATCGAGGGCGGTGACACGCTGGACGAGTTTCTCGACCACTTTCCGTCCGTTACGCGAGAGCAGGCGATCGCTGCGCTCGAGCTCGGAAACTCTCTGCTCCTCGACAAGGCCGCCGCCCGGTAGGTGCGGATCCTCCTCGACGAATCGATCCCGCGGCCACTGAAACGCGAGTTCACCGGACTCGAAGTGGCTCACGTTGCCGACCTGGGGTGGCAGGGTCGGAAGAACGGCGATCTGGTCATCGGCATGCGGGACCAAGGATTCGACGCCCTGATCACTGTCGACCTCAATCTCGAGTTTCAGCAGAACGTTCCCGCGTCGGGTATCGCGGTCGTAGTTCTGCAGGCCGCCTCGAATCGTCTGGTCGACCTGCGGCCGCTCATTCCTGCCGTGCGAAAGGTCCTCGCAACTGCGGTGCCCGGCAACGTTTTTCGGGTGGGTGTCTAACAGGCGCGTGAAGCTGGCGCGGTGGGCTTTACGGGTGAACTCTTCAGCACCCCGGCGCGCAGCTTACGCGCCGAGACGTTATACGGCCCCGAGCTGATCAGACGTCTGCCAGTGTCAACGGGCGGGGCTGCTTCCCGTCGATGTCGGTGAATCCATACTCGAGGGCCAGGTCGGCGGCCACGACGACTTGCCCGGAGCGACGCATCGCGTCCTCATCGTCAGCGAGTGCCGCCACGGCCCGCCCCAGGAACTCCGGACTCTCCGAGTTGGAGAGGTCGAAGATCCCCGCCGAAAGCACCGCTTCGGTCCGAACCAGTCCCGGATAAACGGACACAACGACGACGTTATGCTTTCTCAGCTCGTGGGCCATGTCCGCGGCCATCTTGTCGGTGGCTGCCTTGGCGATACCGTAGACGGCGTTGCCCACGTGCTTCTGCGCGGCCCAGTGAGACAGGTGAACGATTAGCCCTTGGCCAGCTTCTACCATTGCAGAAGCGGCGTGCTGGCTCGCGACGAACCCCGCGCGGACGCCAGCACCGACCATCGCATCCCAGCGCCATGCAGCCTGAAGCCAAAACGGGTCGCCCCACGTGAACCGTCCGTCCTCGACCATTCTCTCGTATCCGCCCCAGACGCCGTTCACCAGGACGTCGACTTGTCCTGCCTCTCGTAGAGTCTCCCTGAACGTGTCGGCAACCGCCTGATCGTCCGTATGATCGCAAGTGATCCGGCGCACGCCGCGCGGCAAATCAGCGTTCGCTACCGATCGGCCCGTCGCATAGACGTTCCAGCCCTGACTAGCCAATTCGCGCGCCACGCCTCTTCCGATCCCTCGACTGGCTCCTGTGACGATGGCGACTCGCGTCATGGCTGGACTCATCCCGTTTGGTTGGCGGTTGGCAGACTCGAAGGAGTATACCGAATAGAAGCCGAACCATCTAGGGAGGGTCGTATAACAAGGGTTTGAAGCTGACGCGGAAGGACGTAGTGGTTGCGGGTCAGCGCCCAGGCCGCGCAGCTTAAACCCAAATCCGTTAGGTGAAAGCCAATCCACGGTACCCCTATGCACGCGCCCCCAAAGACTCATTTGTGGCGGCGCTGCTCTCCTCGCCTCCCGCACGTTCATCCGTCGCGCTACCTGAGCCTCGTTCGAGGTCGTTCCCCCTAATTCCGCTTCAGTCCGAAAGGTCGCCGTCGCGCCCGCAGCCCACGGTCTCCCGTCATGCTGCTTGACATTTGTGCTGCACTGCAGTAGAAATCTGTGAGCACAACACTGCAGTGTGGTACATACCGTGGACCAGGAGGTCCGAGATGAGCGTGACAAGGGTTCATCGTCGCCACTTTCCGAGGGCCGTGGGCCTCGTGGTACTCGCCACGATGCCGGCCGCGTTCGCGGCGACTGCACAGACGCCCGAGCTCGCCGCGCACGCCGCGCGCGTCATCGAGGCGCTCGAATCGCACGGAATCTCGGACCAGGAGACGTTCTTCGCGGCGTTCCAAGCGGCCTGGGACATGGATCGCGAGGAGGAGTACGACGCCCTCAGAGCTTTGGACATCGCCGTAAGTGACGCGGTCTTCGATGGCTCGTGGCAGAACCAGCCGAACCGTGCGAGTCTCTTCGAGCCATATGACGTCCAGATGTGGACGTACGACGTCATCCGCTCGTGGGGAAAGGTCCTTCCTCGAGCGGCGTTCACCTGGACGTACGCGACGCAAACCGCGTTCGGTTACGACTTCGGAGAGTGGCAACTGCTCAGCCGCGTAGCGACGGACTGGACTCGCTCGGGGCCGGAGGAGGGTGCCGCCGCGGAACGCGAAGCCCTCGCGCTGGATGACGCGAAGCTCCGTCAGCTGGCGATCCATGGGGTCGTGCGGGGGCACATTCTTCGAGGCGATGCCGGTGCAGCCGATGTGCTCTTGCCCCAGCTGACGGATGAGGCGCTACGACAGGATGCAGCCGCGCTCTATCGGCAGTATCTGGGTCCGAGGTAACGCTCGGACCTCGCGAACGATCGAACAAGCAGGTCACTCCAACGAGGACGCATCTCATGCCCAGGGCGCTCGGCGAATTCGAACAGCTGATCCTCTTCGCCCTCGTCGATCTCGGAGAAGGAGCGTACGGGGCGGCCATTGGTCGATCGATCGAGGAGCGAACCGGCCGACAGGTGTCGGCAGGCGCGGTCTATACGGCCCTCGACCGCCTCACTAAGCGAGGCTACGTCCGAGCCCGCGTGGGCCGGCCCACTCCCGAGCGGGGAGGACGAAGGAAGAAGTACTACCGGATCGAGCCGGAGGGTGCGGCGGAGCTCCACCGATCCATCGAGGCGATCCGCACGATGTCCAAGGGGCTGATGCCGACGATCGAAGCCATTGTGGCAGGACACTCCGGTGAGTAGCGGAGGTCAGACTCCGAGTGATCTGCCCGGGACGGAGGCGCGCCTAGTGGCGCTCTTCCTCCGTGGCCCGGGGGCGGAGTTCATCGTCGGCGACATCGTCGAGCGCTTCCTGGACGATCGCGAATGCGGAGTGCCACTCGTTGTCGCCCGGTCGCGCCTCAGGCGACAGGCCCTGTCGAGCGCGCTCGCCTGGTGGAGCCCCTCCACGATCATCCGCCGTCGCCGAGACGCACGAGCCGCAGCGGAAGAGGTGGTCCTGAGGCTGACCGCTTCCAGGGCCGCGCCCGCAGATGGCCGCTCGCGAACTGGGATCGGCGTCCTCACGTCCGCTCTCTCAGAACTGGGTCCGGGGTTGAGGGGACTGATCCGCAGCCCGACGTACACGCTCGCTGTGGGGGCGACGCTCGGCCTGGGAATCGGGGCCGTGGCCACCGTGTTCAGTGTCGTCGACGCGGTCCTTCTGCGACCGCTTCCCTATCTGGACCCCGCGTCGCTCGTCACGGTCGGGGCGACTCGTGGCCCTGACGGGGGATCGCAGGCGGAGGGTGACGGCCGCACGCGCCTGGGGCCGATCTCGTGGCCCGAGTTCGACGACATCCGCGGACGCACTCGTTCCTTCGCCGGGATCGCGGCGATGGAATCGATCGACTTCCCCCTTTCCGACAACGGGGACGGTCCTGAGGTCGTGCGCGCTGCACGCGTTTCTCCTGACCTGTTCGACGTGTTGGGAGTCTCACCGGCACTGGGCCGGTCGTTCGAATCAGCCGACGGAAGCGTCCAGTCGGACCCCGTGGTCATGATCACCTTCGGGGCCTGGCAACGTCGATACGGAGGAGATCCGAACGTGGTGGGGAGTCCCGTTCCGAGGGGACTCACGAGAGCCACGATCATGGGCATTCTGCCGGCCGAATTCCAGCCGCCCGAGGCCTTCTTTCCTCCCGGAGAGGAACCGGACCTCTGGATCGCCCTGCCGGCCGATCATCCCCGGTATCGCAGGCGGGACGTCGCGGAAATGCTCGTTGTGGCACGGCTCGCAACTGGCGCCGATATGGAGTCGACCCGGACGGAGCTCCAAGGGGTCGCGGCGGAGCTCGCGGGCGACTACCCGCTCACGAACCGCCGTCCCGATGGGGCCCCGGTGGCATTCCACGCGAACGCGCTGCTCGACGAAACAGTCGGGAGCGCCCGCCGGCCGCTCGGAGTCCTGTTCGGAGCCGCCGGGATGCTCCTCCTCCTGGCTGCGCTGAACGCGGGGACGATGTTCCTCTCGCGATCTCTGGATCGGACTCGGGAGTTGAGTGTGCGATCGGCCCTCGGGGCAGGGAGGGGACGAATCGTCGCACTTCTCGCCCTCGAAGGCATGTTGCTGGCTGCGCTCGGCGGCGGCTTGGGTCTCGCGGTCGCTTGGGCCGGGATCGAGGCATTTGTTCGTTACGCGCCGGCATCGATCCCGCGACTGGCGGCCACAACACTCGACCTGCGGGTCTTGGCGTTCGCGGCGTTCGTCTCGTTGGGCGTTGGACTCGCGGCCGGTCTCATTCCCGCTTTGCAAACGACTCGGGCCGGACCGTGGCTTCGGCTTCAGCGCTCCGGGCGCGGAGCTTCGGAACCGTATCCCCGCGTCGGAACGATGTTCGTGGCGGGACAGATCACGGCGGCGGTGATACTCCTTTCGGGCGCCACGCTCTTCTTCGCTTCGTTCGTGAATCTTCGCTCGACGGATCCCGGATTCGACCCCGAGAACCTGGTCTCCATGGAAGTGGACATGGAAGGTGCCGCGCGAAGCTTTCCGGACCTATGGACGACGACGTGGGCTGGCTGGGAGCGAGCCCTCGAAGCCCTGTCCGCAGTGCCCGGCGTGGTCGCGGTCG includes:
- a CDS encoding DUF433 domain-containing protein; protein product: MPVHSDPEIMGGTPVFVGTRVPAKTLLDYIEGGDTLDEFLDHFPSVTREQAIAALELGNSLLLDKAAAR
- a CDS encoding SDR family NAD(P)-dependent oxidoreductase → MTRVAIVTGASRGIGRGVARELASQGWNVYATGRSVANADLPRGVRRITCDHTDDQAVADTFRETLREAGQVDVLVNGVWGGYERMVEDGRFTWGDPFWLQAAWRWDAMVGAGVRAGFVASQHAASAMVEAGQGLIVHLSHWAAQKHVGNAVYGIAKAATDKMAADMAHELRKHNVVVVSVYPGLVRTEAVLSAGIFDLSNSESPEFLGRAVAALADDEDAMRRSGQVVVAADLALEYGFTDIDGKQPRPLTLADV
- a CDS encoding PadR family transcriptional regulator; protein product: MPRALGEFEQLILFALVDLGEGAYGAAIGRSIEERTGRQVSAGAVYTALDRLTKRGYVRARVGRPTPERGGRRKKYYRIEPEGAAELHRSIEAIRTMSKGLMPTIEAIVAGHSGE
- a CDS encoding ADOP family duplicated permease, translating into MALFLRGPGAEFIVGDIVERFLDDRECGVPLVVARSRLRRQALSSALAWWSPSTIIRRRRDARAAAEEVVLRLTASRAAPADGRSRTGIGVLTSALSELGPGLRGLIRSPTYTLAVGATLGLGIGAVATVFSVVDAVLLRPLPYLDPASLVTVGATRGPDGGSQAEGDGRTRLGPISWPEFDDIRGRTRSFAGIAAMESIDFPLSDNGDGPEVVRAARVSPDLFDVLGVSPALGRSFESADGSVQSDPVVMITFGAWQRRYGGDPNVVGSPVPRGLTRATIMGILPAEFQPPEAFFPPGEEPDLWIALPADHPRYRRRDVAEMLVVARLATGADMESTRTELQGVAAELAGDYPLTNRRPDGAPVAFHANALLDETVGSARRPLGVLFGAAGMLLLLAALNAGTMFLSRSLDRTRELSVRSALGAGRGRIVALLALEGMLLAALGGGLGLAVAWAGIEAFVRYAPASIPRLAATTLDLRVLAFAAFVSLGVGLAAGLIPALQTTRAGPWLRLQRSGRGASEPYPRVGTMFVAGQITAAVILLSGATLFFASFVNLRSTDPGFDPENLVSMEVDMEGAARSFPDLWTTTWAGWERALEALSAVPGVVAVAGTTEVPLRAPSWAPRILLTGDPAAAWREGIAGYVVSPGYLDLVGTRVVSGRGIDFVDGPDSEPVAVVNERFVSTQIPVGTDPVGLEMELQVRAGGAERRVRIVGVVENAVQARIEDGPRPAIYVPHTQQAAELEAVIRTSGAVEAVIPELRRAAAQFNPIVPLQDIRTLEARLIEAGQNQQFRALLVGAFALLAILLASAGLYASMTHTVSRRRKELAVRLAIGADRARILTMVLRQGMMIATVGVVVGVVGALVLARLLEGLLFEIDPRNPILLSVAAGVFLVVSVLACLVPARQATAVEPVSVLKGD